A part of Methyloprofundus sedimenti genomic DNA contains:
- a CDS encoding cobalamin biosynthesis protein: MKLVLGLGCDRGASLITLETAIDKALASAHLCLEQVAHLASIDKKQDEVALLQLAEKLALPLYFYSAEQLASVPVPSPSAVVMKYVGTPSVSEAAAILAAETDMSDLLVEKYKYRGEEGKNATVSIVRMRTKI, encoded by the coding sequence CACTGATCACCCTGGAAACAGCAATTGATAAAGCCCTGGCTTCTGCTCATCTATGCCTTGAGCAGGTAGCTCATTTAGCGAGTATCGATAAAAAACAGGATGAAGTCGCTTTATTGCAATTAGCTGAGAAACTTGCTTTACCTCTGTACTTTTATTCCGCAGAACAGTTAGCCAGTGTGCCTGTTCCCAGCCCATCAGCAGTGGTTATGAAATATGTAGGCACACCTTCAGTCTCTGAAGCCGCTGCGATTTTAGCGGCTGAGACGGATATGTCTGATTTATTAGTTGAAAAATACAAATACCGTGGTGAAGAGGGTAAAAACGCAACGGTTTCCATCGTAAGAATGAGAACAAAGATATGA
- the cobJ gene encoding precorrin-3B C(17)-methyltransferase: MNGKIYLVGFGPGAEEHMTFKAKAAIAESDVVIGYTTYIKLVKDLLDGKEVVKKGMTEEIDRCVEAYEQAKLGKTVALISSGDIGVYGMAGPTYEVLLQAGWKPSDDIQVEIVPGSTALSACASLVGAPLTHDFCSISLSDLLTPWPVIARRIEAAGHADFVVALYNPKSGRRTQQIVEAQAILLRYRRPDTPVAVVKSAYRRRQSIQLVRLDEMAECDIGMLTTVLIGNSSTFIKEGLMITPRGYANKYSSLTGAAKDGEQAGISLTMGLEGWYACLRQYVQDTPGLTLEKIADYFGVPVGEVLNAIAAGENAGEHKAAHIQTDKLNEVIKRCETWGRLRGIVRAEAGAVTELFLQAKDFQLRGEWLNIETEAFHCHINWHKVDSAYLACREGKSYGVNFIDNKGHLVFRLLLTKENGEFSAQKLEAYSQTWQALTEEQNND, translated from the coding sequence ATGAACGGAAAAATTTATTTAGTCGGTTTTGGTCCAGGCGCAGAAGAGCATATGACTTTTAAAGCCAAAGCCGCCATAGCAGAATCCGATGTAGTCATTGGCTACACAACTTATATTAAATTAGTGAAAGATTTGCTTGACGGCAAAGAAGTGGTCAAAAAAGGCATGACCGAAGAAATTGATCGCTGTGTAGAAGCTTATGAACAAGCGAAACTTGGTAAAACAGTAGCCTTGATTTCCTCGGGCGATATTGGTGTCTATGGCATGGCCGGGCCTACCTATGAGGTGCTATTGCAAGCGGGCTGGAAACCCAGCGATGATATTCAGGTGGAAATAGTTCCAGGAAGTACTGCGCTATCAGCTTGTGCTTCCCTGGTTGGTGCTCCGCTGACCCATGATTTTTGCTCGATTTCTTTATCTGATCTATTAACTCCGTGGCCAGTAATTGCCCGGCGCATTGAAGCTGCGGGACACGCTGATTTTGTGGTTGCTTTATATAATCCCAAAAGTGGCCGCCGTACTCAGCAAATTGTCGAAGCGCAAGCTATTTTATTGCGCTATCGTCGCCCCGACACGCCGGTTGCCGTTGTTAAGTCTGCCTATAGACGCAGGCAGTCGATTCAGCTTGTGCGCCTGGATGAAATGGCGGAATGCGATATAGGTATGCTGACTACGGTATTAATTGGCAATTCATCGACCTTTATTAAAGAAGGATTAATGATTACCCCCAGAGGATATGCCAATAAATACAGCAGTCTAACTGGAGCAGCAAAAGACGGGGAGCAAGCAGGTATTTCATTAACAATGGGCTTAGAAGGCTGGTACGCTTGTTTACGCCAATATGTACAGGATACCCCCGGTTTAACTCTGGAGAAAATCGCCGATTATTTTGGCGTTCCCGTGGGTGAAGTGTTGAATGCAATTGCCGCAGGCGAAAACGCAGGTGAACATAAAGCCGCACATATTCAAACCGACAAACTAAATGAAGTCATTAAGCGCTGTGAAACATGGGGCCGTTTGCGCGGTATAGTACGCGCCGAAGCAGGTGCTGTTACTGAATTATTTTTACAGGCAAAAGATTTTCAATTACGCGGTGAGTGGTTAAATATCGAAACGGAGGCATTTCATTGTCATATTAATTGGCACAAAGTAGATTCCGCATATCTGGCTTGTCGTGAAGGTAAATCCTATGGAGTCAACTTTATCGATAATAAAGGGCACCTTGTTTTCAGACTTCTGCTGACTAAAGAAAACGGCGAGTTCAGTGCCCAAAAACTAGAAGCCTATTCTCAGACATGGCAAGCGCTAACAGAGGAGCAAAACAATGACTGA
- a CDS encoding (2Fe-2S) ferredoxin domain-containing protein translates to MTEVMKPKMMDYTRHLLVCVGERCTEDNKGQSLYEQLKDKFKESGLNEGALRVKRSRATCFGTCKSGPLICVQPDGVWYYDITSEKLDRIIKEHLLGGVPVADYIYHQGPGATI, encoded by the coding sequence ATGACTGAGGTAATGAAGCCTAAAATGATGGATTATACCCGGCACCTGCTGGTTTGTGTTGGAGAAAGGTGTACCGAAGATAATAAAGGACAATCTCTTTACGAGCAGTTGAAAGACAAATTCAAAGAGTCCGGGCTGAATGAAGGGGCACTTAGAGTCAAACGCAGTAGAGCAACTTGTTTTGGAACCTGTAAATCTGGACCGCTTATTTGCGTGCAACCGGATGGAGTCTGGTATTATGATATTACCAGCGAAAAATTGGATCGAATTATAAAAGAGCATCTGCTGGGTGGTGTGCCTGTTGCCGATTACATTTATCACCAGGGGCCAGGCGCGACGATATAA